ATAGCGATCGTCCCCATTCTGATCAACAGAAGCAGCAGATATCTAAGGTCGGCTGACAGCAGCCATCATCCCCAACTGGTCGTTGTCACCAGCGGCTGCCGGTCGCCGGCCCGACGCTTGGCCCATGTCGAGTTCGGAGGCCATGGCCGGTTTGTGGGCGGATGTCCGACAGCTGCTGCTGCCATCGCAATGCGTCTGGTGTCAACAACCAGGTTCATGGGCATGTGCTCCCTGCCAAGTTCGAGTGCGAGCAGTTGGCCCAGTCGCGGTGACGAGCGGTGAACTCCTGGTGACGACAGCAGCGACCTACCGCGAGTTGGCGCCAGCGATTCTCGGCTACAAAGAGCGAGGAGTCACCGCGCTCGCGCACTTCTTGGTGGACCGGCTGACTGCGGCGGTCACGCAGCAAGCTCTCGCGGCTGCCGTACTTGTTCCGATACCAACGACTGCCCGCGCCCGTCGTCGACGTGGGGCAGATCTGGTAGCAGAACTGGCAGTCGCGGTGGCTGCTGAACTGGGGTGGCAGTACCGGGCGGACCTGATCTGGCGAGGTACCCGAAGACAGCAGAAGCGACTCACTGGATCAGACCGATACCGGAACATGATGAACGCCTTTGCCGTTCGGCCTGGGGTCTCCTTCGTCGATGAAACCGTAGTGTTGATCGATGATGTTCTCACCACGGGTGCGACGCTCACCGCGGCAGCCACGGCGCTGCGGTCGGCACAGGCGGGCAGGGTTACCGGCGCGGTTCTCGCTAAATCTTCGTAACTTGTCTCGCTCCCAGCGCGGAAACCGGCTGCCGTCGGCGGTAGCGTGGAAGTAGCAGGTAATGCGACGCGAATAAGTGCATTACCTGGACGCACTGGCAGGAGGGCTGCGAAATGGATGTCATCGTGCGGGGCAGGCACATGGAAGTATCGGACAACTATCGGACGTTAGCGACCGAGAAGTTGGAGCGAGTAGAGCGGTTCGGGCTTGACATTGCTCGGGTGGATGTCGAGGTCTCCAAAGAGCACAATCCCCGAATGGCGGATCGAGCGATCGAGGTGGAAATCAACTGCTACGGCAAGGGTCCGTTGATTCGAGTCGAGTCTCACGCTGCTGACAAATACGCCGCACTGGATGACGCGTGTGGTCGGTTGACTGAGCGGTTGCGGCGGGCGTCCGATAAGCGGCGCAGCAAACGCCGTCGGCGGGCGCGACTAGTGTCATCAACGAGCCCGCTGCCGGAGCCAGCGGATCTACGGCCTGACGCAGAGCCAACCGACACCGCGACCGCCTACCTGGATGCCGAGGACGCGGCAGACGTAGTGGTGGCTGAGGGTCCGGTACTAGTGCGGGAAAAGCGCCATGCAACCGAGCCGATGACTGTCATGGATGCGCTAGACGAGATGGAGGCAGTTGGCCATGATTTCTTCTTCTTCCATGACGCCGAAGCGGACCAAGCGAGCGTGCTCTATCGCCGACGTGGCTACGACTACGGCCTGATCAGGCTGGAAATCGGATCGATCGATGGGCGAGCTGCCAGTTGACGATCGCTGAATCTGCTCGGCGGCTAGTAGCAGTGGCCGACCGTTCACCGGTCATGCTCCGCGGTCTAATGGAGTTGTTGACTGACGATGGCTTCGCCGTGGTGGGGTCCACATCGACCGCTGAGGTGTCGGAGCTCGTGGCGAAGTCACCAGATGCGCTACTCATCGATCTGCAGTTGCTGCTCGACGATCCGCAACTGTGGCCGGATGTGCAGCACACGCCGGTCATCCTAGGCGTTGTTCGGCGGTCGGTGGCAGACGCGATGCCCTACGTACAGTCCGGAGTGGCGGGAATCTGGGATCGAGACAGCAGCCAGAGTGAGTTGACCCAGATAGTTGCGGGAGCCATTTCAGGTGAACTGCAAGTGTCCGCTGCCGTCGGTGGCGAAGTCATGTCCCGTCTCAGTGCGGATCAAACGATGACCGGACTGCTCACTGCTCGAGAGCGGGAGATTCTGTCGCTGATGGCGGAGGGAGCAAGTAACCGAGGTATCGCGGAGCGGCTGGTGATTTCGGAGAATACTGTTCGCAATCACGTGCGCAGCGTGTTGGAAAAACTACAGGCCAGTTCCCGGACCGAGGCGGTTGTAATTGCCGCTCGTGCTGGTCTCATCCAACTTCGCTGATGCTGCCACCGCCTTGCTGGGTCGGCGGCGACTAGGATAGGACCATCTGCAACTCCCGAGAAAGGGTTGAAGCGTGTCGCTAATGGAACGTCTCCTGCGCGTGGGAGAGAAACGCATCCTGCGAAATCTGGAGTCAGTGGTTCGCCAAGTCAATTCCATCGAGGATGAGTACACCGCAATGAGCGATGAACAGCTCAGGGCGCTGACTCCGCAGTATCGCCAGCGAATCGACGACGGTGAAGAGTTGAACGCGATCATGGCGGAGGCCTTCGCCACAGTGCGTGAAGCTGCCCGTCGAACGCTGGGACAGCGGCATTACGACGTGCAGATTATGGGTGGAGCGGCACTACATCTGGGCAATATCGCTGAGATGAAGACCGGTGAGGGAAAGACGCTGGTATCCACCCTGCCCGCTTATTTGAACGCGCTCACGGGTGAGGGTGTCCACATCATCACGGTCAACGACTACCTCGCCTCGCGTGACTCGGAGTGGATGGGTCGGGTGCATCGGTTCTTGGGCCTTGAGGTCGGGGCCATCCTGGCCAACATGAGCCCAGTAGAGCGGCGGGAAGCCTACGCCGCTGATATCACTTATGGCACGAATAATGAGTTCGGCTTCGATTACCTGCGCGACAATATGGCCTGGAGTCCGGAAGAAATGGTGCAGCGCGGTCATGCCTTCGCCGTCGTGGATGAGGTTGACTCAATTTTGGTCGATGAGGCTCGCACGCCGCTGATCATTAGCGGTCCGGCTGATGAGGCCCCACAGTGGTACAACGAGTTTGCTCGGATCGCTCGCACCTTGGAGCGAGACGAGGACTATGAAGTTGACGAAAAGAAGCGAAACGTCGCCATCTTCGAAAGTGCCATTGACCGGGTCGAAGACCAGTTGGGGATCGAAAATCTGTACGACACCGTCAACTCTCCACTAGTCGCCTACCTCAGCAATGCGGTTAAAGCCAAAGAGCTCTACAAGCGGGACCGCGACTACGTGTTGATGGATGGCGAAATCTTGATTGTTGACGAGCACACCGGTCGAGTGCTGTCCGGTCGGCGGTACAGCGAGGGTCTGCACCAATCGCTGGAAGCCAAGGAGAAGGTCCAGATTCAGGCGGAGAATCAGACGCTGGCCACGATTACGTTGCAGAACTACTTCCGGTTGTACGACAAGTTGTCCGGGATGACCGGTACCGCGATGACCGAGGCTGCCGAATTCAGTCAGATCTACGGATTGGGAGTCGTGCCGATTCCCACCAACAAGGATCTCGCTCGAGCGGATGAGCCAGACCTGATCTTCCGTACCGAGGTTGCCAAGTTTGACGCGGTGGTTGCGGACATCGCCGAGCGGAACAAAAAGGGCCAACCGGTTCTCGTCGGCACCGTCAGTGTTGAGAAGAGTGAGTACCTATCTGATCAACTACGCAAGAACGGCGTTCCGCACGAGGTCCTCAACGCCAAGCAGCACCAACGGGAGGCGTCCATCGTGGCCCAAGCTGGGCGCAAGGGTGCGGTCACGGTGGCCACCAACATGGCTGGTCGCGGTACCGACATCATGTTGGGCGGAAACTCGGAGTTCATGGCCAATGAGGCGCTGGCCAAACGCGGCTTGGACCCAGTGGAAGATAGCGACGCCTATGAGGCTGCCTGGCCGGATGCGTTGGCCGAAGCGGAGCAAGCGGTTGCCGCTGAGCACGACGAGGTGAGTGAGCTCGGCGGGCTGTACGTGTTGGGCACCGAGCGCCACGAGTCACGGCGCATCGACAACCAGTTGCGTGGTCGATCCGGCCGTCAAGGCGATCCCGGCGAAACGCGGTTCTACTTGTCACTGCAGGACGACCTGATGCGGTTGTTCAAGGCGGAGATGGTCGATGCCTTCCTGCGGCGATTCAACGTTCCTGATGATCAGCCGATCGAGGCGAGCATGGTGACCAAGGCGATCGCTTCAGCGCAGACTCAGCGGGAGGCGCAAAACTTCGAAATCCGAAAAGACGTACTCAAGTACGACGACGTGCTGAATCGGCAGCGTGGCGTCGTCTACGACGAGCGGCAGCGGGTACTGGCGGGGGAGGACATCTCCGGTGAGGTCCATCAGTTCATGCAGGAGACCATCCGTGCCTACGTGGTGAACGCCACCGGCGAAGGCTACGCCGAAGACTGGGATCTCGATCAACTATGGACGGCGCTGAAGCAGCTCTTCCCGCTGGAAGCCACCGTGGACGAGATGATTGACGCCGCAGGTGGCGGTGATGTCACGGTACTGTCCACGGACTTCTTGTCCGAAGAGTTGCTCGTCGATGCCCGCGAAGCCTACGAGCAGCGGGAAGAGGAACTCGGGGCCGAGGCGATGCGAGAGTTCGAGCGCAAAGTCGTGCTGTCGGTCCTCGATCGCAAGTGGCGCGAGCACCTTCACGAAATGGACCACCTGCGCCATGGCATTGGGCTGCGAGCAATGGCACAGCGGGATCCGCTCGTTGAGTATCAGCGCGAGGGGTACGATCTGTTCAACGGCATGATGGACGCCATCCGCGAAGAGACGGTGGGTTACCTGTTCAACGCGCAGGTTGAGGTGGAAGAGGCCGACGAAGAAGAGGCGGTTGAACTGCCCAGCGGGTTGGTGGACGCGACGGCCAGCGCAGCATTTGCCACTCAGGGCGCTAGTGGCTCGCCTGAGATCAGCGCCAAGGGCCTCGGGCCGCAACGGCCGCAAAATATGCAACTCACCGCGCCCAGTATCGATGGCGCTGGCGGAGCGGTGACTCGCACCGCAGATGCCGACACGGAGTTGGAATCAGAGTCGGAGCTCGACCCCAACGCTTCCCGGGCGGAACGGCGGCGAGTGCAACGGTCCCGTTCGAAGAAGGGCAAGAAGCGCCGCTAGTAGCGACTAGACCTCGGCAGCGGTCACGATCCAACGATCGCGGCGCCGCCGCAGTTGTAGCGCCACCGCCTGCGGACGCCGCCGGCTGTGCACGACCGCACAGGCCTCAAGCACTGTCGGCGACACTTGGGTGACGCGCACACTGCTGGTTCGGCGCACGGGGGCGTTGGCCCGCGAACCAGCGACTGCGTGCATTACCCGCAATCTGCTCAACACTCGCGGGGACACCACCGTGTGCAGATGATTCGGCGGTCGTAGGCCGGCGGCGACTTCGACTATCCCCTGAGACAACTGGGCAATCCAGTACTGCGTCCTCGAAGTCACGGCGGGCCCCGCTTGCTGGGGTACCGTCTCGAGTTCTTGTTTTCGCCATTCCAACGACAACGGCTGTTGAAATATGGGGGCGACAGCAAGTTCCAC
This portion of the Actinomycetes bacterium genome encodes:
- the raiA gene encoding ribosome-associated translation inhibitor RaiA, coding for MDVIVRGRHMEVSDNYRTLATEKLERVERFGLDIARVDVEVSKEHNPRMADRAIEVEINCYGKGPLIRVESHAADKYAALDDACGRLTERLRRASDKRRSKRRRRARLVSSTSPLPEPADLRPDAEPTDTATAYLDAEDAADVVVAEGPVLVREKRHATEPMTVMDALDEMEAVGHDFFFFHDAEADQASVLYRRRGYDYGLIRLEIGSIDGRAAS
- a CDS encoding response regulator transcription factor — protein: MADRSPVMLRGLMELLTDDGFAVVGSTSTAEVSELVAKSPDALLIDLQLLLDDPQLWPDVQHTPVILGVVRRSVADAMPYVQSGVAGIWDRDSSQSELTQIVAGAISGELQVSAAVGGEVMSRLSADQTMTGLLTAREREILSLMAEGASNRGIAERLVISENTVRNHVRSVLEKLQASSRTEAVVIAARAGLIQLR
- the secA gene encoding preprotein translocase subunit SecA encodes the protein MSLMERLLRVGEKRILRNLESVVRQVNSIEDEYTAMSDEQLRALTPQYRQRIDDGEELNAIMAEAFATVREAARRTLGQRHYDVQIMGGAALHLGNIAEMKTGEGKTLVSTLPAYLNALTGEGVHIITVNDYLASRDSEWMGRVHRFLGLEVGAILANMSPVERREAYAADITYGTNNEFGFDYLRDNMAWSPEEMVQRGHAFAVVDEVDSILVDEARTPLIISGPADEAPQWYNEFARIARTLERDEDYEVDEKKRNVAIFESAIDRVEDQLGIENLYDTVNSPLVAYLSNAVKAKELYKRDRDYVLMDGEILIVDEHTGRVLSGRRYSEGLHQSLEAKEKVQIQAENQTLATITLQNYFRLYDKLSGMTGTAMTEAAEFSQIYGLGVVPIPTNKDLARADEPDLIFRTEVAKFDAVVADIAERNKKGQPVLVGTVSVEKSEYLSDQLRKNGVPHEVLNAKQHQREASIVAQAGRKGAVTVATNMAGRGTDIMLGGNSEFMANEALAKRGLDPVEDSDAYEAAWPDALAEAEQAVAAEHDEVSELGGLYVLGTERHESRRIDNQLRGRSGRQGDPGETRFYLSLQDDLMRLFKAEMVDAFLRRFNVPDDQPIEASMVTKAIASAQTQREAQNFEIRKDVLKYDDVLNRQRGVVYDERQRVLAGEDISGEVHQFMQETIRAYVVNATGEGYAEDWDLDQLWTALKQLFPLEATVDEMIDAAGGGDVTVLSTDFLSEELLVDAREAYEQREEELGAEAMREFERKVVLSVLDRKWREHLHEMDHLRHGIGLRAMAQRDPLVEYQREGYDLFNGMMDAIREETVGYLFNAQVEVEEADEEEAVELPSGLVDATASAAFATQGASGSPEISAKGLGPQRPQNMQLTAPSIDGAGGAVTRTADADTELESESELDPNASRAERRRVQRSRSKKGKKRR